The Spirosoma foliorum genome has a window encoding:
- a CDS encoding copper chaperone: METLNFKTNIQTSDDVAAVTQPINDFEQVDGWNLDTTAPDHLLTVQTTDTRIADQLQEAIRQAGFQATLVKR; this comes from the coding sequence ATGGAAACGCTCAACTTTAAGACCAACATTCAAACTAGTGACGATGTGGCGGCTGTCACTCAGCCCATCAATGATTTTGAACAGGTGGATGGCTGGAACTTAGATACCACCGCTCCGGATCATCTACTAACGGTTCAGACCACCGATACCCGCATCGCGGACCAGCTGCAAGAGGCTATCCGGCAAGCGGGTTTTCAGGCCACTCTGGTAAAACGATAA
- a CDS encoding circadian clock KaiB family protein, whose translation MGLNEETWTLQLYVAGNTPKSALARLNLKKYCEQYLPNRYIIDEIDLRMHPHLAADHGILAIPTLVRKSPEPIRKVIGDLSNEEKFLAALHIPKGH comes from the coding sequence ATGGGATTAAACGAAGAAACGTGGACCTTACAACTCTATGTCGCCGGAAACACCCCCAAGTCTGCATTGGCTCGCCTGAACCTGAAAAAATACTGCGAACAATATTTACCGAACAGATATATCATTGACGAAATTGACCTGCGCATGCATCCACATCTGGCAGCAGATCATGGGATTTTAGCAATCCCTACTTTGGTGCGAAAATCACCAGAGCCCATCCGGAAAGTTATCGGTGATCTGTCGAATGAAGAGAAATTTCTAGCGGCTTTGCACATTCCCAAAGGCCACTAA
- the mobF gene encoding MobF family relaxase codes for MIQSTSAGQAQAYFNDSLHQSDYYLNDQEQPGCFYGRVAARFDITGVATKNTFHALCENINPITGQALTPRKKDNRTVGYDINFHCPKSVSILHALTTDNHILNAFQESVQQTMLDIEVDAQTRVRKNGMDEDRSTGELLWADFIHQTARPVDNAVPDPHLHCHSFVFNVTWDGVEQQFKAGQFRSIKQDMPYYQARFHKRLADKLVELGYCIRRTDKAFEVAGVPEHIIDLFSKRTNEIGQIAKELGITDQDELDQLGARTRARKQKGLTMSQLKAEWRKQIFALGMRDKGEGDQPIRFAPAKPVSSPSPKHCVDHALAMRFERVSVMQDRRILEVAYQQGLGHPTLTVDQITDRFADDKRIIRVKDGSQTLCTTKEVLREEQRMVALAGQSRGLLLPLYPVTPEILLEGEQREAVSHVLTTTNRVSIIRGRAGTGKTTLMTEAIRLITEAGYQVTVVAPTAQAARGVLREEGFSEADTVAKLLSSSELQAALAHGVLWVDEAGLLNTKDMTALLQLVTDKNARLILSGDTRQHSSVMRGDALRILNTVASIKSAEVSRIYRQRHLDYRQAVQALADHKVGEALAVLDSMGAIKTLSPANSFTALANDYLAALKKGKSALVISPTHKEGEQVTKAIRETLRETGRIANEETTVSRLVNTNLTIAEKSDSRNYRPGQVIQFNQKLAGIERGSRWAVHSVADGVVRIHDAIGTQTSLPLDRIQQFDVYRAGEIALAKGDTVRITRNGYDAYKKRLTNGQMLEVIAIAPDGALRLHNKASKATYTVPAHFGHIAHGYCLTSHAAQGKTVDEVFIAQPASTFAATNLNQFYVSVSRARDGVHIYTDNKAALLAHASELGDRLSALELVQRKKINRKTAEHLISTKPPVTTIIKTKREPKPVVKLVQRKPNNHALHP; via the coding sequence ATGATTCAAAGCACCTCGGCTGGACAAGCCCAAGCGTATTTCAATGACTCTCTGCACCAATCCGACTATTACCTTAACGATCAAGAGCAGCCTGGCTGTTTCTATGGACGTGTAGCCGCCCGTTTTGACATTACGGGCGTAGCGACAAAGAACACTTTTCATGCCCTTTGCGAAAACATCAATCCAATCACGGGGCAGGCACTCACACCACGCAAAAAAGACAATCGCACAGTCGGCTATGATATTAATTTCCATTGCCCAAAATCTGTTTCGATCCTTCATGCGCTGACGACTGACAATCATATTCTGAATGCGTTTCAGGAAAGCGTTCAGCAGACCATGCTGGATATTGAAGTGGACGCCCAAACCCGCGTTCGTAAAAATGGCATGGATGAGGACCGATCAACAGGTGAACTGCTTTGGGCGGACTTCATTCACCAAACTGCAAGGCCCGTTGATAACGCTGTGCCTGATCCACACCTCCACTGTCATTCCTTTGTGTTCAATGTGACGTGGGATGGGGTTGAACAGCAGTTCAAGGCGGGGCAATTCCGGTCGATCAAACAGGACATGCCCTATTATCAGGCACGGTTTCACAAACGGCTAGCCGATAAACTGGTTGAATTAGGTTATTGCATTCGGCGCACCGACAAGGCGTTTGAAGTTGCTGGTGTGCCGGAGCATATCATCGACCTGTTTTCCAAACGCACCAATGAAATCGGCCAGATTGCCAAGGAACTGGGCATTACAGATCAGGACGAGTTAGATCAATTAGGAGCCAGAACCCGCGCCAGGAAGCAAAAGGGTTTAACCATGAGCCAGCTGAAGGCTGAATGGCGTAAGCAGATATTCGCATTGGGGATGCGAGATAAAGGCGAAGGTGATCAACCGATACGCTTTGCCCCTGCCAAACCAGTCTCCTCTCCCTCGCCTAAACACTGCGTCGATCATGCGTTGGCGATGCGATTTGAACGGGTATCAGTCATGCAAGATCGGCGCATTTTGGAAGTGGCCTATCAGCAGGGATTGGGTCATCCAACGCTGACCGTCGATCAGATTACCGACCGCTTTGCCGACGATAAGCGGATTATCCGGGTCAAGGATGGCTCCCAAACACTCTGCACCACCAAAGAGGTTTTGCGTGAAGAACAGCGGATGGTGGCTCTGGCTGGGCAAAGCAGGGGCCTGCTGCTCCCGCTTTATCCGGTTACTCCTGAAATCTTACTGGAAGGCGAACAGCGTGAAGCCGTATCCCATGTACTGACCACCACCAATCGCGTGTCGATTATTCGCGGTCGGGCTGGAACGGGGAAAACCACATTGATGACAGAAGCCATTCGGCTGATCACGGAAGCAGGGTATCAAGTCACCGTTGTGGCACCCACGGCGCAAGCGGCACGGGGCGTGTTGCGAGAAGAAGGGTTTAGCGAAGCAGACACCGTGGCCAAACTGTTGTCCTCATCCGAATTACAAGCGGCTTTAGCCCATGGTGTGTTGTGGGTCGATGAAGCCGGACTGTTGAACACCAAGGACATGACCGCTCTGCTGCAATTGGTTACGGACAAAAACGCACGGTTGATTTTAAGTGGCGATACCCGGCAACACAGTAGCGTTATGCGTGGTGATGCGTTGCGGATTCTGAACACCGTGGCGAGTATAAAATCAGCCGAAGTCAGCCGCATCTATCGGCAACGTCATCTGGACTATCGCCAAGCCGTGCAAGCTTTAGCGGATCATAAAGTCGGCGAAGCATTGGCCGTACTGGATAGCATGGGAGCGATCAAGACCTTGAGTCCCGCCAATTCCTTTACCGCCTTAGCCAACGATTATCTAGCTGCCTTGAAAAAAGGAAAATCCGCCTTGGTGATTTCACCGACGCATAAGGAAGGCGAACAGGTCACCAAAGCCATTCGCGAGACATTGCGCGAGACTGGACGAATTGCCAATGAGGAAACAACCGTTTCGCGGTTGGTTAACACCAATCTGACGATAGCGGAGAAAAGCGATTCCCGCAATTATCGCCCTGGGCAAGTCATCCAGTTCAACCAGAAGCTGGCAGGCATCGAGCGTGGTTCGCGATGGGCGGTTCATTCTGTGGCCGATGGCGTCGTCCGCATTCACGATGCCATCGGCACGCAAACATCCCTGCCCCTAGACCGTATACAGCAATTCGATGTGTACCGAGCGGGCGAAATCGCGCTGGCCAAAGGCGATACTGTACGCATTACCCGCAATGGATATGATGCGTATAAAAAACGGCTAACCAATGGGCAAATGCTGGAGGTTATCGCCATCGCGCCAGACGGGGCTTTGCGTCTGCACAACAAGGCAAGCAAAGCCACCTACACTGTTCCGGCTCATTTCGGCCATATCGCCCACGGTTATTGCCTGACCTCGCATGCCGCACAAGGCAAGACGGTGGATGAGGTCTTTATCGCGCAACCAGCCAGCACCTTTGCCGCTACCAATCTCAACCAGTTCTATGTGTCGGTGTCACGGGCGCGGGATGGTGTGCATATCTACACCGATAATAAAGCCGCTTTGCTGGCTCATGCATCCGAATTAGGGGATCGCCTGTCTGCTTTGGAATTGGTACAGCGCAAGAAAATAAACCGGAAAACAGCGGAACATCTGATAAGCACCAAGCCGCCTGTCACAACGATTATAAAAACTAAACGCGAACCAAAGCCAGTAGTAAAACTCGTTCAGCGAAAGCCGAATAATCATGCACTGCATCCATGA
- a CDS encoding helix-turn-helix domain-containing protein — protein MAHKNTLNPLLNRKQAAAYLGVSPGTLAVWDCTKQKPLNPILVGKLIHYRLADLDQFLDQRLMD, from the coding sequence ATGGCCCACAAAAACACGCTCAATCCCTTACTAAATCGAAAGCAGGCCGCGGCTTATCTGGGCGTTTCACCCGGCACGCTGGCCGTGTGGGATTGTACCAAACAAAAACCACTCAATCCCATTCTGGTGGGTAAACTGATCCATTATCGGCTGGCCGATTTAGATCAGTTTCTAGACCAGCGGCTCATGGACTAA
- a CDS encoding DUF305 domain-containing protein translates to MNSNPTRQQPMAKGNYTNFFLMLGVSFVVMHLTMYFNTEKADHLYLSTNRLYMTTLMISSMALIMLGFMRSMYPNKRINQLIVAGSVGVSMAALICVRQQAFIDDKLFMHSMIPHHSIAILVSKRADLKDPEVKKLAKDIIAAQEREIAQMKRILKRIENQ, encoded by the coding sequence ATGAATTCAAATCCAACCCGTCAGCAGCCGATGGCCAAAGGCAATTACACCAATTTTTTTTTAATGCTTGGGGTCTCCTTCGTGGTGATGCACCTGACCATGTACTTCAACACTGAAAAAGCGGACCATCTCTATTTGAGCACCAACCGGCTTTACATGACTACCCTGATGATCAGCAGTATGGCCCTGATCATGCTCGGGTTTATGCGTTCGATGTATCCAAATAAGCGTATCAACCAACTGATCGTGGCTGGGAGCGTGGGAGTGTCTATGGCCGCCTTGATCTGCGTTCGCCAGCAGGCTTTCATTGACGACAAGCTCTTTATGCACTCGATGATTCCTCATCATTCGATTGCCATCCTAGTCAGTAAGCGGGCCGATCTAAAAGACCCGGAAGTCAAAAAGCTAGCTAAGGACATCATTGCGGCTCAAGAGCGGGAGATTGCCCAAATGAAGCGGATTCTGAAACGAATCGAGAATCAGTAA
- a CDS encoding bifunctional nuclease family protein, with product MTYILVIVLSAIAGWLTRDFLTRRAPNQIISTDQQSTDSKFQLDPKTSERKENHTRGINPRKQDETEKIPLSIAELIEVEQEKKFNVHLSCGDGQRLCMVMGYFEAQAIAIEMNALKAARPMTFDLLQTLLLAGNFSVKEIVVDAIINQLFYATVVLQTKDGELELDTRPSDAFVIALKNKAPMYIYRSVLKAYQDLELNKS from the coding sequence ATGACCTATATCCTAGTAATCGTATTATCAGCAATCGCAGGATGGCTGACTCGAGATTTTTTGACAAGACGAGCACCCAATCAGATAATCTCGACTGATCAGCAATCCACTGATTCTAAATTTCAGCTTGACCCTAAAACGAGTGAGCGAAAAGAGAATCATACAAGAGGTATCAATCCAAGAAAACAGGATGAGACTGAAAAAATCCCATTGAGCATTGCTGAGTTGATCGAAGTGGAACAGGAAAAAAAATTCAACGTGCACTTGTCGTGTGGAGATGGTCAGAGATTGTGTATGGTTATGGGATATTTCGAGGCTCAAGCAATTGCCATAGAAATGAATGCTTTAAAGGCGGCCCGACCAATGACGTTCGATCTTTTACAAACACTCTTACTGGCAGGTAATTTCTCAGTGAAAGAAATTGTAGTCGACGCTATCATCAACCAACTCTTTTATGCCACGGTTGTCTTGCAAACCAAGGATGGCGAACTTGAGCTAGATACAAGACCTTCTGACGCATTCGTGATTGCCTTGAAAAATAAGGCTCCGATGTACATTTATAGAAGTGTTCTTAAGGCGTACCAAGATCTGGAGTTGAACAAATCCTGA
- a CDS encoding tyrosine-type recombinase/integrase, whose product MSLSDLDCRHAKPATSAYRLFDSAGLYLHVMPTGKRVWRLKYRFYGKEKLLTLGTYPGVTLIKAREKRDIAKQTLEAGVDPSQQKKDEKALAQFKQAQTVQLVATEWYNRNLPTWSPSYAKNVFSRLQQNIFPFIGQLPVASLTVQQLLACLQKVEDRNRHDLAHRVLQMMGQIMRYAVITERASRDITSDMKGALKKYVKGHFAAIEIDELPDLIKAIERNDARLFKQTVMALKLILLTFVRTSELINATWVEIDLENKVWSIPAERMKMRKAHIVPLSNQVISILEELGELFGKQGYILPSAFQKNKPISNNTILKALDRLKYGKLMTGHGFRALAMSTIKEKLGYRHEVVDRQLAHQPKSKVDKAYDRAQFLAERTKMMQEWADYIDALPASAKPVKLSEPLHVAHKKD is encoded by the coding sequence ATGTCATTATCCGACTTGGATTGTCGCCATGCCAAACCGGCGACGTCAGCTTATCGACTGTTTGATTCGGCAGGTCTGTATTTGCACGTGATGCCGACCGGCAAACGGGTATGGCGCTTGAAATACCGATTTTATGGCAAAGAGAAACTCCTAACATTGGGCACCTATCCTGGTGTGACGCTCATCAAGGCTCGTGAAAAAAGGGATATCGCCAAACAAACGCTGGAAGCGGGCGTTGATCCTAGCCAACAAAAGAAAGACGAAAAAGCGCTGGCTCAGTTCAAGCAAGCACAAACCGTCCAATTGGTCGCTACCGAGTGGTACAATCGTAATCTGCCAACCTGGTCGCCTAGTTACGCCAAAAATGTGTTTAGTCGTCTTCAGCAAAACATATTCCCCTTCATTGGTCAGTTACCAGTTGCCAGCTTAACCGTTCAGCAATTACTGGCTTGTCTTCAAAAGGTGGAAGATCGAAACCGCCATGACTTAGCCCATCGTGTCTTACAAATGATGGGACAAATCATGCGTTATGCCGTCATTACGGAACGCGCTAGCCGCGATATTACCTCGGATATGAAAGGGGCCTTGAAAAAATACGTCAAAGGCCATTTTGCCGCTATTGAGATCGACGAGTTGCCTGATTTAATCAAAGCGATTGAGCGCAATGACGCACGACTTTTCAAGCAAACGGTCATGGCACTGAAGCTTATTTTATTGACTTTCGTTCGTACTAGCGAGCTGATCAATGCTACCTGGGTTGAAATTGATCTGGAGAATAAAGTATGGAGTATTCCGGCCGAGCGAATGAAAATGCGTAAAGCGCATATTGTTCCCTTGTCCAATCAGGTCATCTCGATCCTGGAGGAATTAGGTGAATTATTTGGGAAACAAGGGTATATCTTACCCAGCGCGTTTCAGAAGAATAAGCCCATCAGCAACAACACGATTTTAAAAGCTTTAGATCGATTAAAGTACGGCAAGCTGATGACCGGTCATGGCTTTCGAGCATTAGCCATGAGTACGATCAAGGAAAAATTGGGATATCGCCACGAAGTGGTTGATCGGCAGTTAGCTCACCAGCCCAAAAGCAAAGTGGACAAGGCCTATGACCGAGCACAATTTCTGGCCGAACGTACGAAAATGATGCAGGAGTGGGCTGATTATATTGATGCGCTTCCGGCTTCGGCGAAGCCAGTAAAATTAAGTGAACCGCTGCACGTTGCTCATAAAAAGGACTAG
- a CDS encoding ArdC family protein yields the protein MTKPITRKDTSLPAEQSQQDIYARVTAKILADLEQGNLSWRKPWNSEQMTGQVMRPLRWNHIPYTGINTLILWNAANDQGFTSPYWMTFKQATDMKASVRKGEKGTQIVYADKFTKEEEDANGDLKSSQIPFLKSYTVFNAAQIEGLSDGFYKVPEPVVIHQQARDPKLEQFFAQTKADIYTGTKACYTQSTDRIQMPPFESFETAMRFYAILAHEICHWTKPPHRLNRDFGKKQYGDEGYSKEELVAELGACFLAADLGFEPQPEEHHAAYIQSWLHVLKDDKRFIFQAASHAQKAVEYIHALQSPRP from the coding sequence ATGACCAAACCGATTACCCGCAAAGACACATCACTCCCTGCCGAACAGTCTCAACAGGATATCTATGCTCGTGTTACGGCTAAAATTCTGGCCGATCTGGAACAAGGCAATCTCTCGTGGCGTAAGCCCTGGAATTCCGAACAGATGACGGGTCAGGTCATGCGTCCGCTGCGCTGGAATCATATTCCTTACACGGGTATCAATACGCTCATTCTCTGGAATGCCGCTAACGATCAAGGCTTTACCTCTCCCTATTGGATGACTTTTAAGCAAGCGACCGACATGAAAGCGTCTGTCCGCAAAGGCGAGAAGGGAACCCAAATTGTCTACGCCGATAAATTCACCAAGGAAGAGGAAGACGCCAATGGTGACCTCAAATCCAGCCAGATTCCCTTTCTTAAAAGCTATACTGTCTTCAATGCCGCGCAAATCGAAGGACTGTCCGACGGTTTTTATAAAGTCCCTGAACCCGTTGTTATCCATCAACAAGCGCGTGATCCGAAACTCGAACAGTTCTTTGCCCAAACGAAAGCTGATATTTATACCGGCACCAAAGCGTGTTATACGCAGAGCACCGACCGCATCCAAATGCCACCGTTCGAAAGCTTTGAAACTGCGATGCGATTTTACGCTATTTTAGCCCATGAAATTTGTCATTGGACGAAGCCTCCACACCGGTTGAACCGTGACTTCGGCAAAAAACAATACGGTGATGAAGGCTATAGTAAGGAAGAACTCGTTGCTGAACTAGGAGCCTGTTTTCTGGCGGCTGATCTGGGCTTTGAACCGCAGCCGGAAGAACATCATGCGGCTTATATCCAGTCCTGGCTGCACGTGCTCAAGGATGACAAACGCTTTATCTTTCAGGCCGCATCCCATGCCCAAAAGGCGGTTGAATACATTCATGCGTTGCAAAGTCCTCGTCCTTGA
- a CDS encoding vanadium-dependent haloperoxidase produces the protein MIAKDIAIQRKNPNELIELARYFALINLSLADAGISAWEAKYWYNYPRPISLIRKIPATLNPQAQPNKFWTPLGAPVTNSVASKNFTPPFPAYPSGHAVFGAALFQTLRRFYSITNDAESSFTFHSDEYNGENKSARLNTRRSLTSRTLTFDTSEWENAQSRIWLGIHWQFDADNGIKQGRQVGNFVFDHVYTKP, from the coding sequence ATGATTGCGAAAGACATTGCCATTCAAAGGAAAAATCCCAATGAACTCATTGAGCTTGCACGGTACTTTGCATTGATCAATCTTTCGCTAGCCGATGCCGGAATTTCAGCATGGGAGGCAAAATATTGGTATAACTACCCCAGACCAATTTCTCTTATTCGTAAAATTCCTGCAACGTTGAATCCACAAGCTCAACCTAATAAGTTCTGGACACCGCTTGGTGCCCCAGTGACTAATTCCGTTGCCAGTAAAAATTTTACTCCCCCTTTTCCTGCATATCCTTCCGGACATGCCGTTTTTGGTGCTGCACTGTTTCAAACATTAAGGCGATTCTACAGCATAACAAATGATGCAGAATCTTCTTTTACATTTCATTCAGATGAATACAACGGCGAGAATAAAAGTGCAAGACTTAATACTCGCAGGAGTTTAACAAGTCGCACCCTCACATTTGATACGTCAGAATGGGAAAATGCACAGAGTAGAATATGGCTAGGCATTCACTGGCAATTCGACGCTGATAATGGAATTAAACAAGGTAGACAAGTGGGAAATTTTGTCTTTGATCATGTTTACACGAAACCTTAA
- a CDS encoding protein kinase domain-containing protein, whose amino-acid sequence MKHINFLGTSVEMPLHFNAMLKFSEKDKTNLPWLSRNSRYYGVEKEIGKGGRAIAYKGFVCDELGERLAGVKKNVVLKIPNLKLGDDSDKNKEYLSRQSREGGREWKLTRERLDGCKYANPIFDFTKIQMSYYDDIVDIPITVQFFLDDAKSLDNYLLDTKQRAEPYKSRQGDPVDNWNGMSDPAKWLELAIGLATGLADIHQRRVVHADIWPPNIFIKVDNEGKPFPIFIDFGEAFSIEPTGIPRSQRDHAYRAPERKDAQSIVTQMADVYSFGKLMLHLCIGEEPILSSDDSGHLRREKIRNKFIERNPNLLESNPFILDIICKCVSLDPIDRPNMNEVLKALKSYVRLNLDLTATPEKIPDINNRLLSIAKTWRGITRELADREMSVIPFLEELVEHRIHDIEDLVKGLANDVVNLSDTREKLIVDLLILFQRLGYGDRFISLTHPRMWQGSALGLDGRYFSATQSATVRGASIQRVFLFSIQELGHEWTSKWIDNLRKLEKNEKHLVRRLANILEVEKNKYLAAIQQADAQKLPENLQKESRERLALVIKSYVMANQTMCRDKFDKADHFSSSAECEGLFLGILPVSTLKVVNEYKSSHPASIFYYSKAAEQDKYLLMMTVCLARNSFISTEVSTDIAYLSSKPELRGIMVFKSVFGVPEDRIKKLEQVLKNSVSVGKWINKLYGTLPK is encoded by the coding sequence ATGAAACACATTAATTTCTTAGGAACTTCTGTTGAAATGCCACTCCATTTTAATGCAATGTTAAAATTTAGTGAGAAGGATAAGACGAATTTACCGTGGCTATCACGTAATTCTAGGTATTATGGAGTCGAAAAAGAAATAGGAAAAGGTGGCAGAGCTATTGCTTATAAAGGGTTCGTTTGTGACGAATTAGGCGAGCGTCTTGCTGGTGTAAAGAAAAATGTTGTTCTCAAAATACCAAATCTTAAACTAGGTGATGATTCCGATAAGAACAAAGAATATTTAAGTCGTCAAAGTAGAGAAGGTGGTCGAGAATGGAAGCTGACTCGGGAACGATTAGACGGTTGTAAGTATGCAAATCCTATTTTCGATTTCACGAAAATTCAAATGTCTTATTATGACGATATTGTTGATATACCAATTACAGTGCAATTTTTCTTAGATGATGCTAAATCCTTAGATAATTATTTACTAGATACTAAACAAAGAGCTGAACCGTACAAAAGTCGCCAAGGCGATCCGGTAGATAACTGGAATGGTATGAGCGATCCCGCAAAATGGTTGGAACTTGCTATTGGTTTGGCAACAGGCTTAGCAGACATTCATCAAAGGCGTGTTGTACATGCTGATATTTGGCCACCAAATATCTTTATCAAAGTTGATAATGAAGGGAAGCCTTTTCCGATATTTATTGACTTTGGTGAGGCTTTTTCGATTGAGCCTACTGGTATACCAAGATCGCAAAGAGATCATGCATATAGAGCGCCGGAAAGAAAGGACGCACAGAGCATAGTCACACAGATGGCAGACGTTTACTCGTTTGGGAAGCTCATGCTTCATTTATGTATAGGAGAAGAGCCAATTCTATCTTCGGACGATAGTGGGCATTTAAGACGTGAAAAAATCAGAAATAAGTTTATCGAAAGAAATCCCAATCTACTGGAAAGCAATCCCTTTATATTAGATATTATTTGTAAATGCGTCTCACTTGATCCAATTGATAGACCAAATATGAACGAGGTCTTGAAAGCTTTGAAATCATATGTCAGACTTAATCTTGATCTTACTGCAACTCCTGAGAAAATTCCCGATATTAACAACAGACTATTATCTATCGCTAAAACATGGCGCGGAATAACTAGAGAATTAGCTGATCGAGAAATGAGTGTAATACCTTTTTTAGAAGAATTAGTTGAACATAGAATTCATGATATAGAAGATTTAGTTAAAGGTTTAGCCAATGATGTAGTAAATCTCAGCGATACAAGAGAAAAATTAATTGTAGATCTACTAATCTTGTTTCAACGATTAGGTTACGGAGATCGTTTTATTAGTTTGACGCACCCGAGAATGTGGCAGGGATCCGCTCTTGGATTAGATGGTAGATACTTTTCTGCTACACAATCTGCCACAGTCCGAGGGGCATCAATCCAACGAGTGTTTCTATTTTCGATTCAAGAGCTTGGTCATGAATGGACCTCTAAATGGATTGATAACTTAAGAAAATTAGAAAAAAATGAAAAACACTTAGTAAGGAGACTGGCCAATATATTAGAAGTGGAAAAAAACAAATATTTGGCAGCAATTCAGCAAGCTGATGCTCAAAAATTACCCGAGAATCTTCAAAAAGAATCTCGGGAGCGATTGGCTCTAGTAATTAAGTCATACGTAATGGCGAACCAAACAATGTGTAGAGATAAATTTGATAAGGCGGACCACTTTTCGTCATCAGCAGAATGTGAAGGATTGTTCTTAGGTATTCTTCCTGTCAGCACCTTAAAAGTTGTTAATGAATATAAATCGTCCCATCCAGCATCAATATTTTATTATAGTAAAGCTGCTGAACAAGATAAATATTTACTTATGATGACGGTATGCCTTGCTCGTAATTCATTTATCAGTACTGAAGTTTCGACCGACATAGCTTACTTAAGCTCTAAACCTGAACTTAGAGGAATTATGGTATTTAAAAGTGTTTTTGGGGTTCCAGAAGACAGAATAAAAAAATTAGAACAGGTTTTAAAAAATTCTGTAAGTGTTGGAAAATGGATAAATAAGCTTTACGGCACTTTACCGAAATAG
- a CDS encoding response regulator, protein MKTTFNILIVDDDEDDQYLIQAAFEKDSARYNLQFAADGTDVLEKIDAHQFLPDLVLLDLNMPRMHGFEVLKHLKDSPVYRHVPVVILTTSDNENDINQAYQLGANTFLTKPLNHQALVDLAEQVRLYWFTLAKTPTRQMNFKPDN, encoded by the coding sequence ATGAAGACGACGTTTAATATACTGATCGTTGACGACGATGAAGATGATCAGTATTTGATACAAGCCGCCTTTGAAAAGGATTCCGCTCGTTATAATCTGCAATTTGCGGCTGATGGGACCGATGTATTAGAAAAAATTGATGCTCATCAGTTCTTGCCTGATTTGGTCTTATTGGATTTAAATATGCCTCGAATGCATGGCTTCGAGGTATTAAAACATCTGAAGGATTCCCCAGTTTATCGGCATGTCCCTGTCGTGATTTTGACTACATCCGATAATGAGAATGATATTAATCAAGCTTATCAATTAGGGGCCAATACATTTCTAACCAAACCGCTTAATCATCAGGCTTTAGTGGATTTAGCTGAACAGGTTCGTTTATATTGGTTTACGCTGGCCAAGACCCCAACACGCCAGATGAATTTCAAACCAGATAATTAA
- a CDS encoding sigma factor has protein sequence MKDQPRAEDLLQDVFIKIGSTIDSYDARQGRLFTWLLTVEYCIR, from the coding sequence ATGAAAGATCAGCCACGAGCAGAAGATTTACTTCAGGATGTCTTTATCAAAATCGGGTCAACGATTGATAGCTATGATGCTCGGCAGGGCCGTCTGTTTACCTGGTTGTTAACCGTCGAATATTGCATTAGATGA
- a CDS encoding helix-turn-helix transcriptional regulator, whose product MNETLVANQLSGFLRLEQVLQLIPVSKATWWNGCRSGQFPKPYKLAPRVTAWKANDIRQWIERFDSTYPTTEI is encoded by the coding sequence ATGAACGAAACATTAGTCGCCAATCAACTTTCAGGATTTTTACGTTTAGAACAAGTTCTACAATTGATTCCGGTTAGCAAAGCCACTTGGTGGAATGGGTGTCGCTCAGGACAATTTCCGAAGCCCTACAAGTTAGCGCCCCGAGTTACAGCCTGGAAGGCTAATGACATTCGGCAATGGATAGAGCGATTTGACAGTACTTATCCAACTACAGAGATCTAG
- a CDS encoding sigma factor-like helix-turn-helix DNA-binding protein, with product MRRSAKEYLAQHNDQSCYLSFLDGPLDQFMLIQLELKYRRIVELTFYGDYTKQEIANQLCLPLGTVKTRYRMALQLLRQQIKQNIHHYHVIA from the coding sequence GTGCGCCGGTCAGCCAAGGAGTACTTGGCCCAACACAACGATCAATCATGCTACCTTAGTTTTTTGGATGGCCCATTGGATCAATTCATGCTTATTCAGCTAGAGCTAAAATATCGGCGCATAGTTGAACTGACGTTTTACGGAGATTACACAAAACAAGAAATCGCGAATCAACTCTGTTTGCCGTTAGGTACGGTCAAAACACGCTATCGGATGGCTTTACAACTGTTAAGACAGCAAATCAAGCAAAACATTCATCACTATCATGTAATTGCTTGA